A genome region from Trichosurus vulpecula isolate mTriVul1 chromosome 5, mTriVul1.pri, whole genome shotgun sequence includes the following:
- the NANOG gene encoding homeobox protein NANOG — MTSSSHSQQRQACRPEGDASCPYNTWISTSQPEPFTSPSPYSNFQIQSPEKLQPSTAISPAPPSSVDMFIQDIPDSATSPTSNNLSSQDKPKIHQGKEDQGLIKKPKMRTVFSQAQLNVLNSRFLEQKYLSPQQIRNVAENLNLTYKQVKTWFQNQRMKSKRWQKDTLWSKNGNSMSMNGSAIGEYISFYSPFHQDYVINPSGNFPVWSNQTWNNQFQNGGEGAYQHQMFQHPYPANDLGAPFGSNTSEVYSMKPQTTMSFNAPHTVEYLPNYSMNMQLTHSKSEEDYNYRQASDAQTQFLDPTAVPIFQS; from the exons ATGACCTCCAGCTCTCACTCGCAGCAACGCCAGGCCTGCCGGCCTGAAGGTGATGCCAGCTGCCCTTACAACACCTGGATCTCCACGTCCCAGCCAGAGCCATTTACCTCCCCAAGCCCTTACTCTAATTTCCAAATACAAAGTCCGGAAAAGCTCCAGCCAAGCACAG CAAtttctcctgctcctccttcaTCTGTGGATATGTTTATTCAAGAtattcctgactctgccactagcCCAACTTCAAATAACCTTTCCTCCCAGGACAAGCCCAAGATCCATCAGGGAAAAGAAGATCAGGGCCTGATCAAAAAACCTAAGATGAGGACGGTGTTCTCTCAGGCTCAACTAAATGTACTCAACAGTAGATTCCTGGAGCAAAAATACCTCAGTCCACAGCAGATCCGAAATGTGGCAGAGAATTTGAACCTTACTTACAAACAG GTCAAGACCTGGTTTCAGAACCagagaatgaagtcaaagagATGGCAGAAAGACACCTTGTGGTCAAAGAATGGCAACAGTATGAGCATG AATGGATCAGCTATTGGAGAGTACATAAGCTTCTACTCTCCATTTCACCAGGACTATGTGATAAATCCTTCTGGAAACTTTCCAGTATGGAGCAACCAGACTTGGAATAACCAGTTCCAGAATGGTGGAGAGGGCGCCTATCAGCACCAGATGTTTCAGCACCCCTACCCTGCCAATGACTTGGGGGCTCCCTTTGGAAGTAATACTAGTGAGGTCTATTCCATGAAACCACAGACTACTATGAGTTTTAATGCCCCCCATACCGTGGAATATCTCCCAAACTACTCCATGAACATGCAGCTGACCCACAGCAAGTCAGAAGAGGACTATAATTATCGGCAGGCCAGTGATGCTCAAACACAATTCTTAGATCCCACTGCGGTACCTATATTCCAGTCATAA